A genomic window from Xyrauchen texanus isolate HMW12.3.18 chromosome 31, RBS_HiC_50CHRs, whole genome shotgun sequence includes:
- the LOC127625211 gene encoding dixin-A-like isoform X1, with translation MGANQIKCLSSPSPTHTPKDSISLSEVKEGLLDSLSGEKTNKSEDAVKSDLCDQAIISGHESLGGCRWEDKLYEHQEQLEREMQDARKMVSSLQALLLNGSLPEDEQEVSLSLGEGVENAEQQLIVIRSRLDQSMEESQDLKRELLRFKQEARNLQGVKDVLQQRMAVQESSVLQLKQELLCSNMTKDELVGQNVELQRKLEERNRLLSEYKKELCPKDRLLQQQQLKLDESLCKLTESSSQQCCVQACIQRELEHKETIVKELTNHETEEHPGSQNSSFSHPPVTTSKTHHGAEELQLVRDALRSLRNSFGGHNPQHHTLDTLEQGVASLMDRLYDLETTHHKKEHRTRGKSPGHKATHSDSWPSTSKMAHSHSSPALNSSACTKVLYFTDRSLTPFMINLPKKLGEITLQDFKAAIDREGNYRYHFKALDPEFGTVKEEVFQDDAVVPGWEGKIVAWIEEDHGQKGT, from the exons ATGGGAGCAAACCAAATTAAATG CCTCAGTTCGCCAAGCCCCACTCACACTCCTAAAGACTCCATCAGCCTGTCAGAGGTGAAGGAAGGGCTTCTAGACAGTCTGTCTGGAGAGAAAACCAATAAGTCAG AGGATGCAGTGAAATCGGACCTATGCGACCAAGCAATCATCTCAGGACATGAGAGTCTAGGGGGCTGCAGGTGGGAGGACAAACTATATGAGCACCAAGAGCAGCTGGAGAGGGAGATGCAGGATGCACGGAAAATGGTGTCCAGCCTACAG GCTCTCCTTCTCAATGGTTCATTACCTGAGGATGAACAGGAGGTGTCACTAAGTCTGGGTGAGGGAGTGGAAAATGCTGAGCAGCAATTG ATTGTAATCCGAAGTCGTCTGGACCAGAGCATGGAGGAGAGTCAAGATTTGAAG AGGGAGTTGTTGAGGTTCAAACAGGAGGCACGTAACCTGCAAGGAGTCAAA GATGTACTTCAGCAGCGAATGGCTGTACAGGAATCCTCAGTTCTGCAGCTCAAACAAGAACTCCTGTGCTCCAACATGACCAAAGACGAGCTGGTGGGACAGAAT GTCGAGTTACAGAGGAAGCTGGAGGAGAGGAACAGACTTCTCAGTGAATATAAG AAAGAGCTGTGTCCGAAGGATCGCCTTCTACAACAACAACAGCTGAAACTTGATGAGTCACTTTGCAAGCTGACCGAGAGCAGCAGCCAGCAG TGCTGTGTTCAGGCTTGCATACAGAGGGAGCTAGAGCACAAGGAGACTATTGTCAAAGAGCTAACAAACCATGAGACAGAGGAG CATCCTGGCTCACAAAATAGCAGTTTCTCACATCCACCAGTTACAACATCCAAAACACACCATGgg GCTGAGGAGCTGCAGTTAGTAAGAGATGCTCTGCGTAGTCTGAGAAACAGCTTTGGAGGTCACAACCCTCAGCATCACACTCTGGACACCTTAGAGCAAGGTGTGGCCAGTCTGATGGATCGACTTTATGACCTGGAAACAACACACCACAAAAAGGAGCACAGG acTAGAGGCAAATCACCAGGGCACAAAGCCACTCATTCAGACTCCTGGCCTTCTACTTCAA AAATGGCTCATTCTCACAGCAGTCCTGCACTAAACTCTTCAGCCTGCACCAAAGTCTTGTACTTTACTGACCGCTCACTCACGCCATTCATGATCAACCTTCCCAAGAA gCTGGGGGAGATCACCCTACAAGACTTCAAGGCAGCCATAGATCGAGAAGGCAATTATAGATACCATTTCAAAGCATTGGATCCAGAGTTTGGCACTGTGAAAGAAGAG GTGTTCCAGGATGATGCAGTGGTCCCGGGCTGGGAGGGGAAGATTGTGGCCTGGATAGAGGAGGATCATGGACAGAAAGG GACCTAA
- the LOC127625211 gene encoding dixin-A-like isoform X2, with protein sequence MGANQIKCLSSPSPTHTPKDSISLSEVKEGLLDSLSGEKTNKSEDAVKSDLCDQAIISGHESLGGCRWEDKLYEHQEQLEREMQDARKMVSSLQIVIRSRLDQSMEESQDLKRELLRFKQEARNLQGVKDVLQQRMAVQESSVLQLKQELLCSNMTKDELVGQNVELQRKLEERNRLLSEYKKELCPKDRLLQQQQLKLDESLCKLTESSSQQCCVQACIQRELEHKETIVKELTNHETEEHPGSQNSSFSHPPVTTSKTHHGAEELQLVRDALRSLRNSFGGHNPQHHTLDTLEQGVASLMDRLYDLETTHHKKEHRTRGKSPGHKATHSDSWPSTSKMAHSHSSPALNSSACTKVLYFTDRSLTPFMINLPKKLGEITLQDFKAAIDREGNYRYHFKALDPEFGTVKEEVFQDDAVVPGWEGKIVAWIEEDHGQKGT encoded by the exons ATGGGAGCAAACCAAATTAAATG CCTCAGTTCGCCAAGCCCCACTCACACTCCTAAAGACTCCATCAGCCTGTCAGAGGTGAAGGAAGGGCTTCTAGACAGTCTGTCTGGAGAGAAAACCAATAAGTCAG AGGATGCAGTGAAATCGGACCTATGCGACCAAGCAATCATCTCAGGACATGAGAGTCTAGGGGGCTGCAGGTGGGAGGACAAACTATATGAGCACCAAGAGCAGCTGGAGAGGGAGATGCAGGATGCACGGAAAATGGTGTCCAGCCTACAG ATTGTAATCCGAAGTCGTCTGGACCAGAGCATGGAGGAGAGTCAAGATTTGAAG AGGGAGTTGTTGAGGTTCAAACAGGAGGCACGTAACCTGCAAGGAGTCAAA GATGTACTTCAGCAGCGAATGGCTGTACAGGAATCCTCAGTTCTGCAGCTCAAACAAGAACTCCTGTGCTCCAACATGACCAAAGACGAGCTGGTGGGACAGAAT GTCGAGTTACAGAGGAAGCTGGAGGAGAGGAACAGACTTCTCAGTGAATATAAG AAAGAGCTGTGTCCGAAGGATCGCCTTCTACAACAACAACAGCTGAAACTTGATGAGTCACTTTGCAAGCTGACCGAGAGCAGCAGCCAGCAG TGCTGTGTTCAGGCTTGCATACAGAGGGAGCTAGAGCACAAGGAGACTATTGTCAAAGAGCTAACAAACCATGAGACAGAGGAG CATCCTGGCTCACAAAATAGCAGTTTCTCACATCCACCAGTTACAACATCCAAAACACACCATGgg GCTGAGGAGCTGCAGTTAGTAAGAGATGCTCTGCGTAGTCTGAGAAACAGCTTTGGAGGTCACAACCCTCAGCATCACACTCTGGACACCTTAGAGCAAGGTGTGGCCAGTCTGATGGATCGACTTTATGACCTGGAAACAACACACCACAAAAAGGAGCACAGG acTAGAGGCAAATCACCAGGGCACAAAGCCACTCATTCAGACTCCTGGCCTTCTACTTCAA AAATGGCTCATTCTCACAGCAGTCCTGCACTAAACTCTTCAGCCTGCACCAAAGTCTTGTACTTTACTGACCGCTCACTCACGCCATTCATGATCAACCTTCCCAAGAA gCTGGGGGAGATCACCCTACAAGACTTCAAGGCAGCCATAGATCGAGAAGGCAATTATAGATACCATTTCAAAGCATTGGATCCAGAGTTTGGCACTGTGAAAGAAGAG GTGTTCCAGGATGATGCAGTGGTCCCGGGCTGGGAGGGGAAGATTGTGGCCTGGATAGAGGAGGATCATGGACAGAAAGG GACCTAA